A region from the Natronoarchaeum mannanilyticum genome encodes:
- a CDS encoding pyruvoyl-dependent arginine decarboxylase, translating to MEPIRIVWGTGEGPTEMASYDAALADAGIENYNLVSVSSIVPAGAEIDPVGTAPDLGPAGERLTVVEGRATAPPAADATAADTVSAGLGWVRDDDGPGLFYEAAGRTSPDEASRRVIEGLEAGQELRDWAFGEPEYQVVSADVAEDRHTTVVVIAAYGRSEPIL from the coding sequence ATGGAACCGATTCGGATCGTCTGGGGGACCGGCGAGGGCCCCACCGAGATGGCGTCGTACGACGCCGCGCTGGCCGACGCCGGGATCGAGAACTACAACCTCGTCTCGGTCTCCTCGATCGTCCCCGCGGGCGCGGAGATCGACCCCGTCGGGACCGCGCCGGACCTCGGCCCCGCGGGCGAGCGTCTCACCGTCGTCGAAGGGCGCGCGACGGCGCCACCGGCCGCGGACGCGACGGCCGCCGACACCGTCAGCGCGGGGCTCGGCTGGGTCCGCGACGACGACGGCCCGGGGCTGTTCTACGAGGCGGCCGGCCGAACGTCGCCGGACGAGGCCAGCCGCCGCGTGATCGAAGGGCTCGAAGCCGGCCAGGAGCTCCGCGACTGGGCGTTCGGCGAACCGGAGTATCAGGTCGTCAGCGCCGACGTCGCGGAGGACAGACACACGACCGTCGTCGTGATCGCGGCGTACGGCCGGAGCGAGCCGATTCTCTGA
- a CDS encoding DUF7546 family protein has product MPSDDRRADGGRAEATPAAGHRLAATLARRDVQAVTALIVAQAILVAGYFAATSARPTSLRYVWYPVVWITVGVWAAASRSTPSADRRRRVLAAAVAAGYLLVLARLGNVVAPASHGAGGVRVIAASPGWGPTLQYSGAALTVTAIPFVVIGYAALSYLVYAAVLDASGAALSGLVGLAACASCSLPLVAALIAGIAGTGAANAAYALSLDVATLAYLLSAAGLYWGPAIGGAIGGRPS; this is encoded by the coding sequence GTGCCGAGCGACGACCGACGAGCCGACGGCGGACGGGCCGAGGCGACGCCGGCGGCGGGCCATCGCCTCGCGGCGACGCTCGCGCGCCGAGACGTGCAAGCGGTCACGGCGCTGATCGTCGCGCAGGCGATACTGGTCGCGGGCTACTTCGCGGCGACGAGCGCTCGCCCGACCAGCCTCCGGTACGTTTGGTACCCGGTAGTCTGGATCACGGTCGGCGTCTGGGCGGCCGCGTCGCGCTCGACGCCGTCGGCGGATCGACGCCGCCGCGTGCTGGCGGCGGCCGTGGCCGCCGGCTACCTGCTCGTCCTCGCCCGGCTGGGAAACGTCGTCGCCCCCGCGAGCCACGGCGCCGGCGGCGTGCGCGTGATCGCGGCGTCGCCGGGATGGGGCCCGACGCTCCAGTACAGCGGCGCGGCGCTGACGGTGACCGCGATTCCGTTCGTCGTGATCGGCTACGCCGCGCTGTCGTACCTGGTGTACGCCGCGGTGCTCGACGCCAGCGGCGCGGCGCTGTCCGGACTGGTCGGACTGGCGGCCTGCGCGAGCTGTAGCCTCCCGCTGGTCGCCGCGCTGATCGCGGGCATCGCGGGCACCGGCGCCGCGAACGCGGCGTACGCTCTCTCGCTCGACGTCGCGACGCTGGCGTACCTCCTGTCGGCGGCGGGGCTGTACTGGGGGCCGGCGATCGGCGGGGCGATCGGCGGTCGGCCGTCGTGA
- a CDS encoding cytochrome C oxidase subunit IV family protein: MASLRTYFAIYVVLMALAISKFAFFEVAFLSYQQAIAATFVAAAIKIGLIAGYFQHLREEPRPVTYVMLTGLFMVLLLAGAATFSVWS; the protein is encoded by the coding sequence ATGGCGTCGCTCCGGACGTACTTCGCGATCTACGTCGTGCTGATGGCGCTGGCGATCTCGAAGTTCGCGTTCTTCGAAGTCGCCTTCCTGAGCTACCAGCAGGCGATCGCCGCGACGTTCGTCGCCGCCGCGATCAAGATCGGCCTGATCGCGGGCTACTTCCAGCACCTGCGCGAGGAGCCCCGACCGGTGACCTACGTGATGCTCACCGGCCTCTTTATGGTGCTCTTGCTCGCCGGCGCGGCGACGTTCTCGGTCTGGAGCTGA